One genomic region from Bacillaceae bacterium S4-13-56 encodes:
- a CDS encoding YojF family protein codes for MKAIEKSRVQDLIDQFVNEEVFIHLETTNGAYAKHFNEKAYNVGAYIRNARIKYSHGKIVENQIDDSFRVGLKHEDGWVYAEGLTDFELDDQGRLLMAGHNEEGKLMIAFEISRTPFDN; via the coding sequence ATGAAGGCAATCGAAAAAAGCCGTGTACAGGATCTCATTGATCAATTTGTTAATGAAGAAGTTTTTATACATTTAGAGACGACGAATGGGGCTTATGCCAAGCATTTCAATGAGAAGGCATATAATGTAGGAGCTTATATTCGTAATGCAAGAATAAAATATTCCCATGGGAAAATTGTAGAGAATCAGATAGATGATTCTTTCCGTGTGGGTTTGAAACATGAAGATGGATGGGTGTATGCTGAAGGTTTAACAGACTTTGAATTGGATGACCAAGGCCGATTATTGATGGCTGGGCACAATGAAGAAGGAAAATTAATGATAGCCTTTGAAATCAGCCGTACACCTTTTGACAACTAG